In Hirundo rustica isolate bHirRus1 unplaced genomic scaffold, bHirRus1.pri.v3 scaffold_193_arrow_ctg1, whole genome shotgun sequence, a single window of DNA contains:
- the LOC131378790 gene encoding zinc finger protein 239-like — MIHTGQRPYKCLECGKRFQTSCHLLRHQRIHREERPFHCPDCRKGFKQNSHLISHRRIHTGERPYECPRCGKSFTQKSHLSQHQRRHREKKRQRSDRRKVSKPIPGSSEEERPTVCQESGQSFIQSNTPVQHQIIHTGERPYKCPKCQKRFQRSSGLLKHHQIHTEERPFRCPDCRKGFKHKSTLITHQRIHTGERPYECGECGMSFSQRSHLICHQRIHTRERPYECEQCGKSFSQRSSLIHHQNIHAEERPYKCGECGKGFNQRSHLVIHQMIHTGERPYECPECGKRFRTSSSLLVHERIHTEERPFRCPDCGKGFNRNSNLIRHRRIHTRERPYEGPQ, encoded by the exons atgatccacactgggCAGAGGCCCTACAAGTGTCTCGAGTGcgggaagaggtttcagaccagctgcCATCTCCTCCggcaccagcggattcacagagaggagaggcccttccactgccccgactgcaggaagggcttcaagcaaaactcccacctcatcagccaccggcgcatccacactggggagaggccctacgagtgtccccggtgtgggaagagcttcacccAGAAGTCTCACCTGAGCCAACACCAACGGAGGCACCG ggagaaaaagcgACAGAGATCCGACAGGAGGAAGgtctccaaacccatcccagggagctctgaggaggaaagacccaccGTGTGCCAGGAAAGTGGACAGAGCTTCATCCAGAGCAACACCCCTGTCCAGCACCAGAtcatccacaccggggagagacCCTACAAGTGTCCCAAGTGTCAGAAGAGGTTTCAGAGAAGCTCCGGTCTCCTCAAGCACCATcagattcacacagaggagaggcccttccgctgccccgactgcaggaagggcttcaagcacaagtCCACGCTCATCACCCaccagcgcatccacactggggagaggccctacgagtgtggggaatgtgggatgagcttcagccagagatcccacctgatctgccaccagaggatccacaccagggaacggccctatgagtgtgagcaatgtgggaagagcttcagccagcgCTCCAGCCTGATCCACCACCAGAACATCcacgctgaggaaaggccatacaagtgtggggaatgtgggaagggcttcaaccagaggTCGCACCTGGTCATCCATcaaatgatccacactggggagaggccctacgagtgtcctgagtgtgggaagaggtttcgGACCAGCTCTAGTCTCCTCGTTCACgagcggattcacacagaggagaggcccttccgctgccccgactgtgggaagggcttcaaccgCAACTCCAACCTCATCAGGCACCGGCGAATCCATACtagggagaggccctacgaaGGTCCCCAGTGA